A genomic region of Metopolophium dirhodum isolate CAU chromosome 1, ASM1992520v1, whole genome shotgun sequence contains the following coding sequences:
- the LOC132934865 gene encoding coiled-coil domain-containing protein 39-like isoform X1, with protein sequence MAYDNTLITDIMKDIGCGDGFHIPVANEENQLLENEIKELLKKKAELLVIDESMDNELRDNKNILTNLSNHENQNQKLIIANRQQHETEQHMLIAAQRDNDCLSKENKKLKNNFNELIENQNKMENELSKTDEQIKKLRETIEWGEETLLAWNNDLDRRCCDVNILERYHLEDNNRFKELELQRQCLQQKVIERESVVEKEVSELLQVERELEQTSRLTRQAQHERNHRLEQWENAANFLNSNQKDSQNTVEEINKIRLAAREVYDNMNENKQKYQEYLEKNEELEYKMDEVNKVNNELKLSTLNKLSETENLQSEVLSVQKALSVMGNKLENERTKRKHMENELTKLKTQIQQKEKGLAKTKDDLSKIKNQSMTTEERLNELNSIYNQKKGEAEKFLTEKNKLLNIAYNVRNEISQEKVNIDLLTSQLERICNKQNILSKEETKSKKLILEKKEIVYNLSFQLETIRIGIAEAKGTTDIEEMKVMQEKLQKCNEELIQANDHQHQLEKQLKSTESETRRITKQIEKNNAELEILRNRVEELNVTNEGGVKQIQVLKETNHRYHMEEMMVKLKIEQMKKLTNNESDKVYSLAQQREELTLGINNRKKEVAEIYKRISDEKKLLLEEKSTVKRKLDSMVQYIEQRKTKHQILLSTMGGTSSRVTVDGSGDDNCDGADGDLSSFRMSEHRIRVAQEKLELQEIGDRLDERVQKLETEIRAMENTLHVLNANNSCYKSGMSSVNPASEEYKEKVVLEETYEKLNSTWLEKKKTLEKLKNEIQDLEVQYKIMSEELESLINIRDIKDSEHERVLKESNEQIMKLNRANNRIEFDMKKIDKCCNPDKRNALELIKRDIVVRMMKKVNKCVLEQLSEMSVRHIGVEPTVKQYLLEKDLELPIVSGLFLNKAKSSCGSSSVSLISSNSSVKSYSDEDKQCSYSVVNLQP encoded by the exons AAATTGATCATAGCCAACCGCCAACAACACGAGACGGAACAGCACATGCTGATTGCAGCTCAAAGAGACAACGACTGTTTATCcaaggaaaataaaaaattgaaaaataatttcaatgaaTTGATTGAAAATCAGAACAAAATGGAA aACGAGTTGTCAAAAACCgacgaacaaataaaaaaactgagGGAAACTATCGAATGGGGTGAAGAAACGCTTTTGGCATGGAACAACGACTTGGATAGACGATGTTGTGATGTTAATATTCTTGAGAGATATCATTTAGAGGATAACAACAGGTTTAAG gAATTGGAATTACAAAGACAATGCCTTCAACAGAAAGTGATTGAAAGAGAGTCAGTAGTGGAAAAAGAAGTAAGTGAACTCCTTCAAGTAGAAAGAGAGCTGGAACAAACTTCTAGGTTAACTAGACAAGCACAACATGAAAGAAACCACCGGCTCGAACAATGGGAGAATGCTGCTAATTTTTTGAACTCTAATCAAAAAGATTCTCAGAATACAGTCGAA gaaataaataaaattagattaGCTGCTCGTGAAGTGTATGATAACatgaatgaaaataaacaaaagtaTCAAGaatatttagagaaaaatgaagaatTAGAATATAAAATGGATGAAGTTAATAAAGTCAACAATGAGCTGAAATTATCTACCCTTAATAAACTTTCGGAAACTGAAAATTTACAATCAGAg GTGTTGTCAGTTCAAAAAGCTCTTAGTGTTATGGGTAATAAGTTAGAAAATGAGCGTACAAAACGTAAGCATATGGAAAATGaactaacaaaattaaaaacccagATACAACAAAAGGAAAAAGGCTTAGCAAAAACAAAGGATGATttgtctaaaattaaaaatcagtcTATGACTACGGAGGAGAGGTTAAATGAACTGAATTCGATCTACAAT CAAAAAAAAGGCGAAGCAGAAAAATTTTtgacggaaaaaaataaattgcttaaTATTGCATACAACGTAAGAAATGAGATAAGCCAGGAAAAAGTTAACATCGATTTGTTGACAAGTCAATTAGAACGAATttgtaacaaacaaaatatattaagtaaagaagaaacaaaatcaaaaaaattaattttggaaaaaaaagaaatcgTTTATAACTTG AGCTTTCAGCTCGAAACTATACGTATAGGAATTGCTGAAGCCAAAGGAACCACCGATATTGAAGAGATGAAAGTTATGCAAGAAAAGTTGCAAAAGTGTAACGAAGAATTAATCCAAGCCAACGATCACCAGCATCAGTTAGAAAAGCAGTTAAAATCGACTGAA AGCGAAACCCGGcgtataacaaaacaaattgaaaaaaataatgcagaATTAGAAATTCTCCGAAACCGAGTAGAAGAATTGAACGTGACCAATGAAGGAG GTGTAAAACAAATTCAAGTCTTAAAGGAAACTAATCATCGGTATCACATGGAGGAAATGATGGTAAAACTTAAGATAGAACAAATGAAGAAGTTGACGAACAATGAAAGTGATAAAGTGTACTCGTTGGCTCAGCAGCGTGAAGAATTAACTTTG GGTATAAACAACAGGAAAAAAGAAGTAGCGGAAATTTACAAGCGGATCAGTGACGAGAAAAAATTGCTGTTGGAGGAGAAGTCAACGGTAAAACGCAAGTTGGACTCGATGGTCCAGTACATCGAACAGCGGAAGACTAAGCACCAGATACTTTTGTCCACAATGGGAGGTACCTCGTCCCGGGTTACTGTGGATGGCAGTGGTGACGACAATTGCGACGGTGCTGACGGAGACCTATCGTCGTTCAGGATGAGCGAGCACCGAATTCGGGTGGCCCAGGAAAAGCTTGAACTGCAAGAGATTGGTGACCGGCTGGACGAGCGCGTGCAAAAGCTGGAGACCGAGATCCGGGCCATGGAGAACACGTTGCACGTGCTCAACGCCAACAACAGCTGTTACAAGTCCGGAATGTCTTCTGTGAATCCGGCCA GTGAGGAGTACAAGGAAAAGGTCGTTCTAGAGGAGACATACGAAAAACTCAACAGCACGTGgctggagaaaaaaaaaacacttgaaaAGCTGAAGAACGAGATTCAG GATCTAGAAGTTCAATATAAGATAATGAGTGAAGAGCTAGAAAGTTTGATTAACATACGAGACATCAAAGACAGTGAACATGAACGCGTGCTCAAAGAGTCCAATGAACAAATAATGAAACTAAACCGAGCAAATAACCGAATCGAGTtcgatatgaaaaaaattgataaatgttgtaatCCCGATAAACGGAATGCACTTGAATTGATAAAA CGAGATATCGTGGTGAGGATGATGAAAAAAGTGAACAAGTGCGTTTTGGAGCAGTTGTCGGAAATGTCTGTTCGACACATTGGAGTCGAACCTACTGTTAAGCAGTATTTGTTGGAAAAGGATTTGGAATTACCCATCGTGTCTGGTCTGTTTTTGAATAAAGCCAAATCAAGTTGCGGTTCTAGCTCGGTATCATTGATCAGCAGTAATTCCAGCGTTAAAAG ctATTCGGACGAAGACAAGCAGTGCTCGTATTCCGTAGTGAACTTACAACCTTAA
- the LOC132934865 gene encoding coiled-coil domain-containing protein 39-like isoform X2, translated as MAYDNTLITDIMKDIGCGDGFHIPVANEENQLLENEIKELLKKKAELLVIDESMDNELRDNKNILTNLSNHENQNQKLIIANRQQHETEQHMLIAAQRDNDCLSKENKKLKNNFNELIENQNKMENELSKTDEQIKKLRETIEWGEETLLAWNNDLDRRCCDVNILERYHLEDNNRFKELELQRQCLQQKVIERESVVEKEVSELLQVERELEQTSRLTRQAQHERNHRLEQWENAANFLNSNQKDSQNTVEEINKIRLAAREVYDNMNENKQKYQEYLEKNEELEYKMDEVNKVNNELKLSTLNKLSETENLQSEVLSVQKALSVMGNKLENERTKRKHMENELTKLKTQIQQKEKGLAKTKDDLSKIKNQSMTTEERLNELNSIYNQKKGEAEKFLTEKNKLLNIAYNVRNEISQEKVNIDLLTSQLERICNKQNILSKEETKSKKLILEKKEIVYNLSFQLETIRIGIAEAKGTTDIEEMKVMQEKLQKCNEELIQANDHQHQLEKQLKSTESETRRITKQIEKNNAELEILRNRVEELNVTNEGGVKQIQVLKETNHRYHMEEMMVKLKIEQMKKLTNNESDKVYSLAQQREELTLGINNRKKEVAEIYKRISDEKKLLLEEKSTVKRKLDSMVQYIEQRKTKHQILLSTMGGTSSRVTVDGSGDDNCDGADGDLSSFRMSEHRIRVAQEKLELQEIGDRLDERVQKLETEIRAMENTLHVLNANNSCYKSGMSSVNPASEEYKEKVVLEETYEKLNSTWLEKKKTLEKLKNEIQ; from the exons AAATTGATCATAGCCAACCGCCAACAACACGAGACGGAACAGCACATGCTGATTGCAGCTCAAAGAGACAACGACTGTTTATCcaaggaaaataaaaaattgaaaaataatttcaatgaaTTGATTGAAAATCAGAACAAAATGGAA aACGAGTTGTCAAAAACCgacgaacaaataaaaaaactgagGGAAACTATCGAATGGGGTGAAGAAACGCTTTTGGCATGGAACAACGACTTGGATAGACGATGTTGTGATGTTAATATTCTTGAGAGATATCATTTAGAGGATAACAACAGGTTTAAG gAATTGGAATTACAAAGACAATGCCTTCAACAGAAAGTGATTGAAAGAGAGTCAGTAGTGGAAAAAGAAGTAAGTGAACTCCTTCAAGTAGAAAGAGAGCTGGAACAAACTTCTAGGTTAACTAGACAAGCACAACATGAAAGAAACCACCGGCTCGAACAATGGGAGAATGCTGCTAATTTTTTGAACTCTAATCAAAAAGATTCTCAGAATACAGTCGAA gaaataaataaaattagattaGCTGCTCGTGAAGTGTATGATAACatgaatgaaaataaacaaaagtaTCAAGaatatttagagaaaaatgaagaatTAGAATATAAAATGGATGAAGTTAATAAAGTCAACAATGAGCTGAAATTATCTACCCTTAATAAACTTTCGGAAACTGAAAATTTACAATCAGAg GTGTTGTCAGTTCAAAAAGCTCTTAGTGTTATGGGTAATAAGTTAGAAAATGAGCGTACAAAACGTAAGCATATGGAAAATGaactaacaaaattaaaaacccagATACAACAAAAGGAAAAAGGCTTAGCAAAAACAAAGGATGATttgtctaaaattaaaaatcagtcTATGACTACGGAGGAGAGGTTAAATGAACTGAATTCGATCTACAAT CAAAAAAAAGGCGAAGCAGAAAAATTTTtgacggaaaaaaataaattgcttaaTATTGCATACAACGTAAGAAATGAGATAAGCCAGGAAAAAGTTAACATCGATTTGTTGACAAGTCAATTAGAACGAATttgtaacaaacaaaatatattaagtaaagaagaaacaaaatcaaaaaaattaattttggaaaaaaaagaaatcgTTTATAACTTG AGCTTTCAGCTCGAAACTATACGTATAGGAATTGCTGAAGCCAAAGGAACCACCGATATTGAAGAGATGAAAGTTATGCAAGAAAAGTTGCAAAAGTGTAACGAAGAATTAATCCAAGCCAACGATCACCAGCATCAGTTAGAAAAGCAGTTAAAATCGACTGAA AGCGAAACCCGGcgtataacaaaacaaattgaaaaaaataatgcagaATTAGAAATTCTCCGAAACCGAGTAGAAGAATTGAACGTGACCAATGAAGGAG GTGTAAAACAAATTCAAGTCTTAAAGGAAACTAATCATCGGTATCACATGGAGGAAATGATGGTAAAACTTAAGATAGAACAAATGAAGAAGTTGACGAACAATGAAAGTGATAAAGTGTACTCGTTGGCTCAGCAGCGTGAAGAATTAACTTTG GGTATAAACAACAGGAAAAAAGAAGTAGCGGAAATTTACAAGCGGATCAGTGACGAGAAAAAATTGCTGTTGGAGGAGAAGTCAACGGTAAAACGCAAGTTGGACTCGATGGTCCAGTACATCGAACAGCGGAAGACTAAGCACCAGATACTTTTGTCCACAATGGGAGGTACCTCGTCCCGGGTTACTGTGGATGGCAGTGGTGACGACAATTGCGACGGTGCTGACGGAGACCTATCGTCGTTCAGGATGAGCGAGCACCGAATTCGGGTGGCCCAGGAAAAGCTTGAACTGCAAGAGATTGGTGACCGGCTGGACGAGCGCGTGCAAAAGCTGGAGACCGAGATCCGGGCCATGGAGAACACGTTGCACGTGCTCAACGCCAACAACAGCTGTTACAAGTCCGGAATGTCTTCTGTGAATCCGGCCA GTGAGGAGTACAAGGAAAAGGTCGTTCTAGAGGAGACATACGAAAAACTCAACAGCACGTGgctggagaaaaaaaaaacacttgaaaAGCTGAAGAACGAGATTCAG taa